From one Candidatus Hydrogenedentota bacterium genomic stretch:
- a CDS encoding PAS domain-containing protein, translating to MFKSIEYKLYLYMILLIAAVVMSTYFAIKTEYVYMALSVFFAFFLLYKLRRSYNQFNKNIIFLLNALDNGDYSFNFAETKLSRREKELNKMMNRIKDILSRARKEVMENEKFLSVIMESVYTGIIILNEDNLVVQINRTVNRLLGLPVFTHINQLANIDKSFPDLFRNLEASDTKTIKIANEREEMQLSLRVSEVILRGKKLKIITLNNIGSELDYKEMDSWIRLIRVMTHEIMNSIAPVTSLTDMLLSAFRQDEPNGEKDPLMQNTVEALQTINTTAKGLINFVNSYRRFTGIPKPQLNPVSLQSIIERAIVLEAAVLEEKGISVTLHLPTAPTVRQLDESQIMQVLLNLLKNAAGAVSGEEGQIRIELSEEKEKIHMDVCNNGQPIAEDVLPNIFVPFFTTKHSGTGIGLSVSRYIMRLHGGTLTHLTDSGWTVFRLTFV from the coding sequence ATGTTTAAATCCATCGAATACAAGCTGTACCTCTACATGATCCTGCTGATCGCAGCGGTAGTGATGAGCACTTATTTTGCCATAAAAACGGAATACGTTTACATGGCGTTGTCCGTATTCTTTGCCTTTTTCCTGCTCTATAAACTGCGCCGGAGTTACAATCAGTTCAACAAGAACATTATTTTCCTGCTCAATGCGCTGGATAATGGCGATTACTCGTTCAATTTCGCGGAAACCAAACTTTCGAGGAGGGAAAAGGAGTTGAACAAGATGATGAACCGCATCAAGGATATCCTGTCAAGAGCCCGTAAAGAAGTGATGGAGAACGAGAAATTCTTGAGCGTTATCATGGAAAGCGTTTATACCGGTATCATCATTCTGAATGAGGACAATCTGGTGGTGCAGATAAACCGAACCGTCAACCGGTTACTGGGACTTCCGGTGTTTACCCATATCAATCAACTGGCGAATATCGATAAATCTTTTCCCGATCTGTTCCGCAATCTGGAGGCATCTGATACGAAAACCATTAAAATAGCCAATGAACGGGAGGAGATGCAGTTGAGCCTGAGAGTTTCCGAAGTTATCCTGAGAGGAAAAAAACTGAAGATCATTACACTGAATAACATCGGGAGCGAACTGGATTATAAGGAGATGGATTCGTGGATACGGTTGATCCGTGTGATGACGCATGAGATCATGAACTCGATCGCACCTGTCACGTCGCTGACCGATATGTTGCTGTCCGCTTTCCGGCAGGATGAACCCAACGGTGAAAAGGATCCCTTGATGCAGAATACCGTAGAGGCGTTGCAAACCATTAATACGACCGCCAAAGGGTTAATAAATTTCGTCAATTCTTATCGCCGGTTTACGGGGATCCCCAAACCTCAACTGAATCCGGTTTCATTGCAATCCATTATCGAACGGGCAATCGTGTTGGAAGCGGCTGTCCTTGAAGAGAAGGGAATATCGGTGACCCTGCACCTGCCTACTGCACCTACCGTGAGACAGTTGGATGAGTCGCAGATAATGCAGGTGTTGCTCAACCTGTTAAAAAATGCCGCCGGAGCTGTTTCAGGAGAAGAGGGACAGATCAGGATCGAATTGTCGGAAGAGAAGGAAAAAATACATATGGATGTGTGCAATAACGGCCAGCCCATTGCCGAAGATGTGCTTCCCAATATTTTTGTTCCGTTTTTCACCACCAAGCATTCCGGCACCGGGATCGGGCTGAGCG